TCCGGATATCTCAGGGCAGTCTTCGGGAACTGGAAACATTCCTGCTCCTGGCCCGGCGCGTGGGCTACTGCACCGAACTCCAAATTCAACCCCTTCTGAACGAAACCACGATCCTCAGCAAACAACTCCTCGCCCTTCAACGCAGCCTCCAAAGCCGCTCCTCCTGACCCCCACACCCCCATTCCCCAATCGCCAATCGCCAATTGCCAATCCCCATTCCCTCCTCGCCACAACCGCGCTCCTGCGCATTCGCATCATCGACCCCGCTTGCGGCAGCGGTCATTTTCTTCTCGCGGCGGCCCGCCGGATGGCGGCCGAGATCGCCCGCATCGAGTCGGCAAGCGACGTGCCTGACGAAGAGACGCGCCGCCACGCCCTGCGTGAGGTGGTCAGGCACTGCATCTACGGCGTCGATAAGAACCCGCTGTCGGTCGAGTTGTGCCGCACCGCGCTCTGGATCGAGACGATCGAGCCGGGCAAGCCCCTCTCGTTCCTCGACGCTCATATCCGATGCGGCGATTCGCTGGTCGGCGTCTTCGATCCGAAGATCATGGAAGAGGGCATCCCGCCTGAAGCCTACGCGGCCCTTTCTGGTGACGAGAAGACCGTCTGTTCGGCTCTGAAGGCCGAGAACAAAAAGGTGAAGATCGGCCATGCCACGCAGGGCGATCTCTTCGACCAGGAGGGCTTCCAGAAGCAGGCGACCGAGGCAGGCCGCTTCGAGGCCATGCCCGAGGACACGGTCGAGCAGATCGCCGCGAAACAGAAAGCCTGGGCCGAGGCCGTGAGCGCTTCAAGGGAAAATCGCGACCGACTGAGGGCCGACCTGTTCGTCGGCGCCTTCCTCACGACCAAAACGGCAGGAACGAAGGCCGTCGTCCCGACGAACGCCGATCTCAACAAGGTGCTGGCCGAACTGCCGCCCCGGCCCGGCGTCGCCGACTTCGCCCGGGAGCTGGCCGTCAAGCACCAGACATTCCACTGGTTCCTGGAGTTCCCGCACGTGTTCGCCCGAACGCTGTCAGGGAGCCGCACGCCAGGGTTTGACGTCGTCCTGGGCAACCCCCCCTGGGAGCGCATCAAACTCCAGGAACAGGAGTTCTTCGCGGCCCGTAACCCCGCCATCGCAGCCGCCCCCAACCAGGCCGCCCGTGGCCGCCTGATCGCGGCCCTGAACCGGCCGGACGCCCCGCCCTCGGACCGCGCCCTCTGGAATGAATTCCAGGCGGCCAGGCACGACGCCGAAGCCGCCAGCCAGTTTACGCGTGAAAGCGGCCGGTTCCCCCTGACAGGATGCGGCGACGTCAACACCTATGCCCTCTTTTCCGAGCTGTTCCTCAACCTCCCGAACCAGTCGGGCCGGGCCGGCCTCATCGTGCCGTCCGGCATCGCGACGGATGACAGCACAAAGAAGTTCTTCGGGGAAATCAGCGGCACGAACCGCCTGGCCCGTCTGGCCGATTTCGAAAACAGTCTGCCGCTCTTCTCAGGCGTTCACCGCAGTTACAAGTTCGTTCTGCTGACCATTGGTAGGAACGAGCCAAAAGGCGTCTTCTCATTCTTTGCCCAGCAGCCATCGGATCTCGAAGATGAGCGCCGCATTTTCACCCTGACCGCCGCCGACATCGCCCTCATCAACCCGAACACCCGCACCTGCCCGGTGTTCCGCACCACGGCCGACGCCGAGATCACGAAGAAGATCTACAGCCGGATTCCGGTTCTCATCAACGAAGCCGCCGGCGCGGAGGGGAATCCCTGGGGCATCACCTTCATGCGCATGTTCGACATGTCGAACGACAGCGGGCTGTTCAAGACGTATGCGCAGTTGGCGGCGACGCAGGGGCTGGAGCTGCGCGGCAACTGTTTCTACGAGAAAGCCCGCCCGGCCGACTCGCCCGACACCGCCTCGCTCGACCGACCCAACCCCGCCTGGCTGCCGCTGTATGAGGCGAAAATGATCCACCAGTTCGACCACCGCTGGGCCACCTACGAGACCGACGGCGAAACCGTCCGCAACGTCACCCCCGAAGAAAAGGCCGACCCCGCCTTCCAGCCCCTCCCCCGCTACTGGGTCCCCGCCGAAGAGGTCTACCTCAAGATCACCCGCATCCCCCCCGGCTTGAAACAGGGCTGGATAGACTCGGACGACAAGGTCATGCGGTATGTGCTCGCCTACTGGCTGGCCGGCTACTTTCAGAATCACGGTGAGTCGCGGAAGTGCAACACAATCGTCCAGAACATCCTTGGCGGCGGCCTCAGCGGCCCCTTCCAGGCCGTCTCCGACTGGCTCGGCTCCCAGAAGACCGAAAAGGACTACCCCCTCACCGACGAAGAACACCGCTCGATTCTCGCCGCCCTCACCGAAGGCCCGAAAGCCGACATCCACGCCTTCGTCACCACCCTCATCATCCACCGCTCCCCCAAATGGCTCCTGGGCTGGCGCGACATTACTAATGCGACGAACGAGCGCACTATTATTGCCGCTATATTTCCTAGAGCAGCTTCAGGGGATACACTCCTCCTGAAATTCCCCTTTAATGCGACTCCCGTCCAATGCGCCGCTTTGAATGCCAACCTTGACAGTCTCATATGTGACTATGTTGCCCGGCAAAAAATCGGTGGAACACACCTGAAATATCATGTCTTCAGGCAGATAGCTGTATTGCCTGCGGCTGCCTATTCGGATGCTGATCTCGGCTTCATTGCACAACGTCAGCTTGAATTGCTTTGTATATCCAACGACATGCGTGATGTCGCCCGAGACATCATTGCCGATTGCCGGCAAAGAGGAATAGCGCTAAATATACTTTGCATTGGCATTTCAGGGCAGGCAGCCGACTCTGACGATATTCCAGAGCAATACGAATACATTCCTGAACGCCGAGCTGTCCTGCGAGCGGAACTTGATGCATATTATGCCTACCTGTATGGATTAACGCGAGACGAACTCCGGTATGTTCTCGACCCGGCCGACGTCCACGGCGAGGAGTTCCCCGGCGAGACCTTCCGCGTCCTCAAAAATAACGAGATGCGGCAGTTCGGCGAGTATCGCACCCGCCGCCTCGTCCTCGAAGCCTGGGACCGGCTCACCGCCGACGGCACCTTCGCCCGCCGCGGCCCTCCCCCCGACTTCTCCGCCGAAATCGCCCAGGCCGCCCTCCGCGCCGCCACCCCGCCTGAACCCGAGTCCGAGCCTTCGAAAAAGCCCTCACGCGCCAAAAAGACCGTCTCCCGCTCCAAAAAAGCCCCTTCCGCCGCCCCCGCTGCCCCGTCCGACACCACATCCCCAACGATGAAAGACCTTTTCGACATCCCCACCGACGACACATCGAACGAGTGACACATGAACGAACTTCGAAAAAGAAAACTTTTCAAATCAACTGAGATATCGCCCCCAGAAGCCTCGCCCAGCGAAGCGACATCAGCCGCAAATCAACGCTCCTTCGATCAAGAACGCTGGAAGAGTCTCGTAGATCAGCGACAAAGTCAGCTCGGCAAGGGGGCATCGAGATCCTGAGCTTCAACGATCCCCTTGAAATGGCGAGTGTTGGTGGTAATGACGACCCCATCCACTTCAAGCGCCTGGGCAGCAAGAATAACATCCCCGTCGAGAGCTTCATCCTTCCCTCCGGGGCGTCCTTTTGAGCGACTCTCAGCCCATAATTCGGCAGCACGTTTCATAACGGAGGTGGTCAAGGGCAAGTAATCAAGGTCTTCCCCAAACAAGTCGAGTCGCTCCAGACTTTGAGTTGTCGCCACCTTGTTCTTTAAAGCGATGTGAAGGAGTTTTCTTCGCAATTCGTAATCTGCAATTTCCGGTAAAATAAGCCTGATCGCAACGGTCTTCCGGTTGATGCAGGCTTGAATCCAGTCTACCACTGCCCGATTTTCCTCATGCTTGGGATGACAAAGCATCCCAAGAATGCAGGTATCGAGAAGGAAATTCAGCTTCCTGGTTCGCGACATTTGACCGGATCCGCCTTCAGACCTTTTTTGACAAGGGGCCAAACGCGAGCATCGTAACCCGATTCATCTTCTTTCCACGCCTCCAGCCGGGCCAGCAGTCGAGAATAGCGCTCCGATCTGGATTCCTTACGGGGCAGAGCCTGAATCGGAACCAACAGTTTTTTCATGATATCGAACAGACTGTCCCTTTCGATTTCCGACCACCGCCTGAGCTTGGGATTCGAAATGCCCATGCTCCCAACCAGAGCATGACTCTCCCGCATCTCTGCCCGCATCGTTTCCGATCCGAGGTAGGTGCTTTCGCTGCCTGGAAGCGTAGTGTCGAGCTGAATCGAAGTCACGATTTCGTTTTCCCTTTCAATAGCTTCAGGTATCTATCGGTGCAGGCGGGTGAAAAAGCATCCCAGATTCTCTCATGCATCGATTCCAGATGCTCTCGAACCACCGGCCATTCCCAGGGAAGATCCTTC
Above is a genomic segment from Candidatus Ozemobacteraceae bacterium containing:
- a CDS encoding PIN domain-containing protein codes for the protein MSRTRKLNFLLDTCILGMLCHPKHEENRAVVDWIQACINRKTVAIRLILPEIADYELRRKLLHIALKNKVATTQSLERLDLFGEDLDYLPLTTSVMKRAAELWAESRSKGRPGGKDEALDGDVILAAQALEVDGVVITTNTRHFKGIVEAQDLDAPLPS
- a CDS encoding N-6 DNA methylase; translated protein: MDPACGSGHFLLAAARRMAAEIARIESASDVPDEETRRHALREVVRHCIYGVDKNPLSVELCRTALWIETIEPGKPLSFLDAHIRCGDSLVGVFDPKIMEEGIPPEAYAALSGDEKTVCSALKAENKKVKIGHATQGDLFDQEGFQKQATEAGRFEAMPEDTVEQIAAKQKAWAEAVSASRENRDRLRADLFVGAFLTTKTAGTKAVVPTNADLNKVLAELPPRPGVADFARELAVKHQTFHWFLEFPHVFARTLSGSRTPGFDVVLGNPPWERIKLQEQEFFAARNPAIAAAPNQAARGRLIAALNRPDAPPSDRALWNEFQAARHDAEAASQFTRESGRFPLTGCGDVNTYALFSELFLNLPNQSGRAGLIVPSGIATDDSTKKFFGEISGTNRLARLADFENSLPLFSGVHRSYKFVLLTIGRNEPKGVFSFFAQQPSDLEDERRIFTLTAADIALINPNTRTCPVFRTTADAEITKKIYSRIPVLINEAAGAEGNPWGITFMRMFDMSNDSGLFKTYAQLAATQGLELRGNCFYEKARPADSPDTASLDRPNPAWLPLYEAKMIHQFDHRWATYETDGETVRNVTPEEKADPAFQPLPRYWVPAEEVYLKITRIPPGLKQGWIDSDDKVMRYVLAYWLAGYFQNHGESRKCNTIVQNILGGGLSGPFQAVSDWLGSQKTEKDYPLTDEEHRSILAALTEGPKADIHAFVTTLIIHRSPKWLLGWRDITNATNERTIIAAIFPRAASGDTLLLKFPFNATPVQCAALNANLDSLICDYVARQKIGGTHLKYHVFRQIAVLPAAAYSDADLGFIAQRQLELLCISNDMRDVARDIIADCRQRGIALNILCIGISGQAADSDDIPEQYEYIPERRAVLRAELDAYYAYLYGLTRDELRYVLDPADVHGEEFPGETFRVLKNNEMRQFGEYRTRRLVLEAWDRLTADGTFARRGPPPDFSAEIAQAALRAATPPEPESEPSKKPSRAKKTVSRSKKAPSAAPAAPSDTTSPTMKDLFDIPTDDTSNE